From the Natrarchaeobaculum aegyptiacum genome, one window contains:
- a CDS encoding universal stress protein, whose product MPQHVLVPLDGSDHAFAGLEYSLTAFPDADISVLYVVDPALDHDASAGSGESAIDRGEARGEEILEQAQEHASEHGLSVDTYLRTGRPHNEILAIANTDVDHVVLGSHGDSPISHPFLGHVSEAVVRRAPVSTTLVPESTAALGERTLPGEILVPLDGSEQAEAALEFALDTFSDGAITAFHALSLPFDRPRPEVEGTYLEDVLDDREARAETIFESASEIADGYDASLETETGSDSPATAILERASADDVDQIVMGSHGSTLSTQLFTGSVAERVARRSPRTVTLVRGAPASE is encoded by the coding sequence ATGCCACAGCACGTCCTCGTTCCACTCGACGGTTCCGATCACGCCTTCGCAGGCCTCGAGTACAGCCTCACCGCGTTTCCGGACGCGGACATCAGCGTCCTCTACGTCGTCGATCCAGCGCTCGATCACGACGCCTCGGCCGGTTCGGGCGAGTCCGCGATCGACCGCGGGGAAGCACGCGGCGAAGAAATCCTCGAGCAGGCACAAGAGCACGCGTCGGAACACGGGCTCTCGGTCGACACGTATCTCCGAACGGGCCGTCCCCACAACGAAATCCTCGCCATCGCGAACACGGACGTCGATCACGTGGTCCTCGGGAGCCACGGTGACTCTCCTATCTCCCACCCGTTCCTCGGCCACGTAAGCGAAGCCGTCGTTCGGCGAGCGCCGGTATCGACCACACTCGTCCCCGAGTCGACGGCGGCGCTCGGAGAGCGGACCCTGCCGGGAGAGATCCTCGTTCCCCTCGACGGCTCCGAACAGGCCGAGGCCGCCCTCGAGTTCGCCCTCGACACCTTTTCGGATGGAGCGATCACCGCGTTCCACGCCCTCTCGTTGCCGTTCGACCGGCCGCGACCCGAGGTCGAGGGGACCTATCTCGAGGACGTCCTCGACGACCGGGAAGCACGTGCCGAGACGATCTTCGAGTCCGCGAGTGAGATCGCCGACGGCTACGACGCGTCGCTCGAGACCGAGACCGGTTCGGACTCACCCGCGACGGCGATTCTCGAGCGCGCCAGTGCTGACGACGTCGACCAGATCGTCATGGGGAGCCACGGGAGTACCCTCTCGACGCAACTGTTCACCGGCAGCGTCGCCGAACGGGTCGCCCGTCGGTCGCCGCGAACGGTCACGCTGGTGCGTGGCGCGCCAGCGTCCGAGTGA
- a CDS encoding sugar phosphate isomerase/epimerase family protein, protein MNVGLTVGDSLERMDRTIGGFDFAEYSLAEGVDTDAIDRDRLLSILDAHDADICVHLPFKQDVVTPVPEINEAILAHQRRLLEWAGTVDAERAVLHGTARNPHDTDLRPLFAEQLEAIDDAAAAAGIELVVENVGHQKRGLPLTVLGDIARETGTAVCFDVGHAYMEDGNDGVERFAKRYGDLVTHLHVHDARSRGDTHIPIGAGEIDYELVTEHFEGFDGTVAVEVFTEDLELLRDTADRARRALEGDDSSR, encoded by the coding sequence ATGAACGTCGGGCTCACCGTCGGCGACTCGCTCGAGCGGATGGATCGGACGATCGGCGGCTTCGACTTCGCCGAGTACTCACTCGCAGAGGGCGTCGACACCGACGCGATCGACCGGGACCGTCTGCTGTCGATCCTCGACGCGCACGACGCCGACATCTGTGTCCACCTGCCGTTCAAGCAGGACGTCGTGACTCCCGTTCCGGAGATCAACGAGGCGATCCTCGCCCACCAGCGACGATTGCTCGAGTGGGCCGGGACCGTCGACGCAGAGCGAGCTGTCCTCCACGGTACCGCGCGTAATCCCCACGACACCGATCTCCGACCGCTGTTCGCCGAGCAACTCGAGGCCATCGACGACGCGGCCGCAGCGGCAGGGATCGAACTCGTCGTCGAGAACGTCGGCCACCAGAAGCGCGGACTCCCGCTGACGGTCCTCGGGGACATCGCCCGCGAGACGGGGACGGCAGTCTGTTTCGACGTCGGCCACGCCTACATGGAAGACGGAAACGACGGCGTCGAACGGTTCGCCAAGCGCTACGGCGACCTCGTCACTCACCTCCACGTCCACGACGCCCGCAGCCGCGGCGACACCCACATCCCGATCGGTGCCGGCGAAATCGACTACGAACTGGTCACGGAGCACTTCGAGGGTTTCGACGGCACCGTCGCCGTCGAGGTGTTCACCGAGGACCTCGAGTTGCTCCGCGATACGGCCGATCGGGCTCGGCGGGCACTCGAGGGGGACGACTCCTCCCGGTAA
- a CDS encoding cytochrome oxidase produces MTDGNVTREIDHDEYDPVGTLALIVLYFVILLLMWGFTYFIEFLGNDPTPMLLA; encoded by the coding sequence ATGACCGACGGGAATGTGACCCGGGAGATCGACCACGACGAGTACGATCCAGTCGGGACGCTTGCGTTGATCGTCCTGTACTTCGTGATCTTGCTGTTGATGTGGGGATTCACCTACTTCATCGAGTTCCTCGGAAACGACCCGACGCCGATGCTGCTCGCGTAA
- a CDS encoding cytochrome c oxidase subunit II — translation MKIHTYERFWLAGSMVLIVAFIVTITYGTVGLGITMIGDEEEALPPGEIDEDDRFEDPRVEQVGENEYEAYVVAQTFLFRPEPIEIPAGNEVTFYVTARDVIHSFTVVGTNTNTMVIPGEVSTMTVEFEEPGEYGVICNEYCGSGHHDMEGQLIVHPEDEFDLTSIEVEAPEQVDPDEEFEIDATVENGLFEDLETTVALEIGDETLEEDVTVPGESAETVTFTVDAADLGEDDHDWTVTVDDETESDTVTVGVDEDDEEDEGDEAEAGDGDDDGGADE, via the coding sequence ATGAAGATACATACCTACGAACGGTTCTGGCTCGCCGGTTCGATGGTCCTCATCGTGGCGTTCATCGTCACGATCACCTACGGGACGGTCGGGCTCGGGATCACGATGATCGGTGACGAAGAGGAGGCGCTGCCACCCGGCGAGATCGACGAGGACGATCGGTTCGAAGATCCGCGGGTCGAACAGGTCGGCGAGAACGAGTACGAAGCCTACGTCGTCGCACAAACCTTCCTGTTCCGGCCGGAGCCGATCGAGATACCGGCTGGGAACGAGGTGACCTTCTACGTCACTGCTCGGGACGTCATCCACAGCTTCACCGTCGTCGGGACGAACACGAACACGATGGTCATCCCCGGCGAGGTGTCGACGATGACCGTCGAGTTCGAGGAACCGGGCGAGTACGGCGTCATCTGCAACGAGTACTGCGGGTCCGGCCACCACGACATGGAAGGCCAGCTGATCGTCCACCCCGAAGACGAGTTCGACCTCACCAGCATCGAGGTCGAGGCCCCCGAACAGGTCGATCCCGACGAGGAGTTCGAGATCGACGCCACAGTCGAGAACGGCCTGTTCGAGGACCTCGAGACGACCGTCGCCCTCGAGATCGGAGACGAAACGCTCGAGGAGGACGTGACCGTTCCGGGCGAGAGTGCAGAGACAGTCACGTTCACGGTCGACGCGGCTGACCTCGGCGAGGACGACCACGACTGGACCGTCACGGTCGACGACGAGACGGAGTCGGATACGGTGACCGTCGGTGTAGACGAGGACGACGAGGAAGACGAGGGAGACGAGGCCGAAGCCGGGGACGGTGACGACGACGGAGGGGCCGACGAATGA
- a CDS encoding b(o/a)3-type cytochrome-c oxidase subunit 1: MSGTEYTASDLFVERFPDQARIVRIAFTNAFVALGVGALFGVLQALHRTEILRIVESPTYYTILTGHGVFLVISFTIFFLVGLYQWAVTDSLGRRPVDMRVTWTWLGLMSVGTLIAAIAILAGFLDDPPDVLGSELSADVLFTFYAPLQAHPLFYVGLVLFVVGTWLAGFDWFRSWWAWKSDNPGERIPLPTFMVLTTMIMWYISSIGVATAILAFILPWSLGITESLNPTLTRTLFWYFGHPVVYFWLLPAYLLWYIVLPHLSGGRLFSDPLARVVFILFILLSTPVGIHHQYLDPGISEGFKFIVMTNTMFLLLPSLLTAFTVVASMEHGARQRGGEGTFGWLTALPWRDPAFTGMALAGLVFAFGGFTGIVNAGMNINYLVHNALWVPGHIHTQVGTAVALTFMAGTYWLLPQLTGNRLVGRSVALFQVVLWFVGIIFMTNSMYRGGLIGMPRRTAEPQYAFDYEIGVGSVTELDVQLALGGTLLFISTLLFLAIVLLTLFNNDSEPIVDGTIPPALSGPEDSPRILDDLRVWVAIALVLVIFAYAFPLANIVSRGGLFGPDISPFPVVTDLASHPVTVDAVLTLQHGVATATALIT, encoded by the coding sequence ATGAGTGGAACCGAGTATACCGCGAGCGACCTCTTCGTCGAGCGGTTTCCCGATCAGGCTCGCATCGTTCGAATCGCGTTCACGAACGCGTTCGTCGCGTTAGGTGTCGGAGCACTGTTCGGCGTGTTGCAGGCGCTTCATCGGACCGAGATCCTGCGGATCGTCGAGTCACCGACGTACTATACGATCCTGACGGGGCACGGCGTCTTCCTCGTGATTTCGTTTACAATCTTCTTCCTCGTCGGCCTCTACCAGTGGGCGGTGACCGACAGTCTGGGTCGACGACCCGTCGACATGCGCGTGACGTGGACGTGGCTGGGGTTGATGTCGGTCGGGACGCTTATCGCCGCGATCGCGATCCTCGCCGGGTTCCTCGACGACCCACCGGACGTGCTCGGTTCGGAGTTGAGCGCCGACGTCCTCTTTACGTTCTACGCGCCGTTGCAGGCTCACCCGCTGTTCTACGTGGGGCTGGTGCTGTTCGTCGTCGGGACGTGGCTTGCCGGTTTCGACTGGTTCCGGAGCTGGTGGGCCTGGAAGAGCGACAATCCCGGCGAGCGGATCCCGTTGCCGACGTTCATGGTCCTGACGACGATGATCATGTGGTACATCTCCTCGATCGGCGTGGCGACGGCGATCCTCGCGTTCATCCTCCCGTGGTCGCTCGGAATCACCGAGAGTCTGAACCCGACGCTGACCCGGACGCTGTTCTGGTACTTCGGGCACCCCGTCGTTTACTTCTGGCTGCTGCCAGCGTACCTGCTGTGGTACATCGTCCTTCCCCACCTCTCCGGGGGACGGCTGTTCAGCGACCCGCTCGCTCGAGTGGTGTTCATCCTCTTTATTCTGCTGTCGACGCCGGTCGGGATCCACCACCAGTACCTGGATCCGGGCATCTCCGAGGGATTCAAGTTCATTGTGATGACCAACACCATGTTCTTGCTCCTGCCCAGCTTGCTGACCGCCTTCACCGTGGTCGCGAGCATGGAACACGGGGCGCGCCAGCGCGGGGGTGAAGGAACGTTCGGCTGGCTCACCGCCCTGCCCTGGCGCGATCCAGCGTTCACGGGGATGGCGCTCGCGGGACTGGTGTTCGCCTTCGGCGGGTTCACCGGTATCGTCAACGCCGGGATGAACATCAACTACCTCGTGCACAACGCCCTCTGGGTTCCGGGACACATCCACACGCAGGTCGGGACGGCCGTCGCGCTGACGTTCATGGCCGGCACCTACTGGCTCTTGCCACAGTTGACCGGCAACCGGCTCGTCGGCCGGAGCGTGGCGCTGTTTCAGGTCGTCCTCTGGTTCGTCGGGATCATCTTCATGACAAACTCGATGTACCGCGGCGGGCTGATCGGGATGCCCCGTCGAACGGCAGAGCCCCAGTATGCCTTCGACTACGAGATCGGCGTCGGCTCGGTGACCGAACTGGACGTTCAGCTCGCACTCGGTGGCACGCTCCTGTTCATCTCGACGCTCCTGTTCCTCGCAATCGTGCTCCTCACGCTGTTCAACAACGACAGCGAACCGATCGTCGACGGAACTATCCCGCCAGCGCTTTCGGGTCCGGAAGACTCGCCGCGGATCCTCGACGACCTTCGCGTCTGGGTGGCGATCGCACTCGTGCTCGTGATCTTCGCCTACGCCTTCCCGCTCGCGAACATCGTCTCCCGCGGCGGACTCTTCGGCCCGGACATCAGTCCGTTCCCGGTCGTGACCGATCTGGCTTCTCACCCGGTGACAGTCGATGCCGTCTTGACGCTCCAGCACGGAGTAGCCACAGCCACGGCGTTGATCACCTGA
- a CDS encoding CbaC protein: protein MRTSPARLLIVLAFLFVIVLELRTVLAFFDVYVTVLESVVAGAVATLAILVWAFWPTTNEDDPA from the coding sequence ATGCGTACCTCACCCGCTCGCCTCCTCATCGTCCTCGCGTTTCTGTTCGTGATCGTCCTCGAGCTCCGAACCGTCCTCGCGTTCTTCGACGTGTACGTGACGGTACTCGAGTCGGTCGTCGCCGGGGCAGTCGCGACGCTCGCCATCCTCGTCTGGGCGTTCTGGCCGACGACGAACGAAGACGACCCTGCCTGA
- a CDS encoding transposase — translation MVETTEATQVTRAASSMLFPELEFGIAANGTYPSEDFQQVLARIAFDNEFANTGAKAYQLARGDDIAIDATARNPLARALLYHLRGLDADAVDDQFDRVRDAILDEAARNRVFTRPVDVAIDVHDWLYYGDKETPHVCTTNPAQGTDRAYKFATVCIVDPSVRFTLGSVALEGSDTDELADALRQLVSDVREYVEINRLYLDRGFYRVHLALALEELDVEFLMRAPQTQKVQQFIDDHDSDTFIAEYEMARSNPPTGRTTVRLVVVPHRTRNDDHFCLVTNRDLDVGTDVEIARPLAEAYRRRWGIETSYRKITEFLPRTSSPTFSVRLFYFLFAVALYNLWVLTNLLVTSRRAVGTDPVVPTALFRAFLGQIPYG, via the coding sequence ATGGTCGAGACAACTGAGGCAACGCAGGTGACTCGTGCAGCGTCGTCGATGCTGTTTCCAGAACTTGAGTTCGGGATCGCTGCGAACGGCACCTATCCGAGCGAGGACTTCCAGCAAGTCCTCGCTCGGATCGCATTCGACAATGAATTCGCCAATACTGGTGCGAAAGCCTATCAGCTCGCCCGTGGCGACGATATCGCCATTGACGCAACCGCTCGAAATCCGCTCGCACGAGCGCTCCTCTACCATCTACGTGGACTCGACGCGGACGCGGTCGACGATCAGTTCGACCGCGTCCGCGACGCAATCCTCGACGAAGCCGCTCGCAACCGCGTGTTTACCAGGCCAGTAGACGTCGCAATCGACGTTCACGACTGGCTCTATTACGGGGACAAAGAGACTCCTCACGTCTGTACAACGAATCCAGCGCAGGGCACCGATCGCGCGTACAAGTTCGCTACCGTCTGTATCGTCGATCCGAGCGTCCGTTTCACGCTTGGATCGGTAGCCTTGGAGGGCAGCGATACCGACGAGTTGGCGGATGCACTCCGCCAACTCGTCTCAGACGTCCGCGAGTATGTCGAAATCAACCGCCTTTATCTCGATCGTGGCTTCTATCGTGTTCACCTCGCCCTAGCGCTCGAAGAACTCGACGTTGAGTTCCTCATGCGTGCGCCGCAAACACAAAAGGTACAGCAATTTATTGATGACCACGACAGCGACACGTTCATTGCAGAGTACGAGATGGCTCGGTCGAATCCGCCGACGGGCCGAACGACAGTCCGGCTCGTCGTCGTTCCGCATCGAACACGAAATGACGACCACTTCTGTCTGGTTACCAACCGCGATCTCGACGTCGGCACTGACGTCGAGATCGCCCGGCCACTGGCTGAAGCATATCGCCGTCGTTGGGGAATCGAAACGTCCTATCGCAAGATTACGGAGTTTCTCCCGAGAACGTCGTCACCGACGTTCTCAGTACGGCTCTTTTACTTCCTGTTCGCCGTCGCGCTGTACAATCTGTGGGTGTTGACGAACCTGCTCGTGACGTCCCGCCGGGCGGTCGGGACGGATCCAGTCGTCCCGACCGCCCTGTTTCGCGCGTTTCTCGGGCAAATACCGTACGGGTAG
- a CDS encoding SWIM zinc finger family protein, with product MDITENAVRDICADAVFERGERYLADGRIHRIHRVNSTVTAVVSGSRQYDVGVDLATDGFAPWCDCPYDGPGACKHVVAVLLRCVDDPPADEGDRLDTALDGADADELRAFLRDELATDADLRDRFLARVGEPTRQSVDELRTAIDRRFEETNPEYHVVFEPIDFTQWFDLANEYRKQGRYASAATVYRALVESLDDNMESVDGAYDHFSRAFSRALDGYVDCVTTAERDADAVTDAVEFLEERMTSETPFLAEHFEKAAVEFREKLGEQSEE from the coding sequence ATGGATATAACCGAGAACGCAGTTCGGGACATCTGCGCGGACGCAGTCTTCGAACGCGGCGAACGATACCTTGCTGATGGGCGTATCCACAGGATTCACCGCGTCAACAGCACCGTCACCGCCGTCGTGAGCGGTAGCCGTCAGTACGATGTTGGTGTTGACCTCGCCACCGACGGGTTTGCCCCGTGGTGCGACTGTCCGTACGATGGGCCGGGAGCATGCAAGCACGTCGTCGCCGTGTTGCTTCGGTGTGTCGACGACCCACCGGCAGACGAAGGCGATCGACTCGACACCGCACTCGACGGTGCCGACGCCGACGAACTCCGCGCGTTCCTGCGTGACGAACTCGCGACCGATGCGGATCTCCGTGATCGGTTTCTCGCACGCGTTGGCGAGCCGACGAGACAGTCGGTCGACGAGCTTCGCACCGCGATCGACCGACGGTTCGAAGAGACGAACCCTGAGTACCACGTCGTCTTCGAGCCGATCGACTTCACGCAGTGGTTCGATCTCGCGAACGAATACCGCAAACAGGGTCGGTACGCGTCGGCGGCGACCGTCTATCGGGCCCTCGTCGAGTCGCTCGACGACAACATGGAGAGCGTCGACGGGGCCTACGACCACTTTTCGCGTGCGTTCAGTCGGGCACTCGACGGATACGTCGACTGTGTCACGACCGCGGAACGCGACGCTGATGCGGTCACTGACGCCGTCGAATTCCTTGAGGAGCGGATGACATCGGAAACGCCGTTCCTCGCGGAACACTTCGAGAAGGCAGCAGTCGAGTTTCGAGAGAAGCTGGGCGAGCAGTCCGAAGAATAG
- a CDS encoding winged helix-turn-helix domain-containing protein: protein MTETWDDVNEQVKAGWKDDTTPFERVYEIVEQTHDGQSAAEIADRALVSEPTARRHCKTLVNTGFAETEQDGQTTLYKRNSDRVLMSRIRELREEVNRPELLDSIQDMKAEIRRYEDRYDVVSPEELAQQLDADETDGWDDLTAWRTTRQNLAVAQAALAYDEASHQLTV from the coding sequence ATGACCGAGACGTGGGACGACGTCAACGAGCAGGTCAAGGCGGGCTGGAAAGACGACACTACACCGTTCGAGCGGGTGTACGAAATCGTCGAACAGACCCACGACGGGCAGTCGGCCGCCGAAATCGCCGACCGGGCCCTCGTGAGCGAGCCGACGGCGCGTCGCCACTGCAAGACCCTCGTGAACACCGGGTTCGCCGAGACAGAACAGGATGGACAAACAACGCTGTACAAGCGCAACAGCGACCGGGTGTTGATGTCCCGGATCCGCGAGCTTCGTGAAGAAGTCAATCGGCCGGAATTGCTCGACAGTATCCAGGACATGAAGGCCGAGATCCGGCGCTACGAGGACCGCTACGACGTGGTGTCACCGGAGGAACTCGCCCAGCAACTCGACGCTGACGAGACGGACGGCTGGGACGATCTTACCGCGTGGCGCACGACGAGGCAGAATCTCGCCGTCGCGCAAGCCGCACTCGCCTACGACGAAGCTAGCCACCAGCTCACCGTATGA
- a CDS encoding cytochrome-ba3 oxidase subunit yields MLEELSPRIAAAIGLLAVVPTIAYGLGRPGLFGFLSAVNVVIIFVALYLAMSPLEEPTHGSGGDTAT; encoded by the coding sequence ATGCTCGAAGAGCTGTCTCCACGGATCGCGGCCGCCATCGGACTGCTCGCAGTGGTACCCACGATCGCTTACGGCCTCGGTCGACCCGGCCTCTTCGGATTTCTCTCGGCGGTCAACGTCGTGATCATCTTCGTGGCACTCTACCTCGCGATGTCGCCGCTCGAGGAGCCGACACACGGGAGCGGCGGCGATACGGCGACGTAA
- a CDS encoding pyridoxamine 5'-phosphate oxidase family protein, which produces MRGLRWVTLPEDERNAFLGDGGTGVLSFGAGEGEPPRSLPVSYGYAAEIEQFYFKLSFPPASSKDEVIDNPVSFVVFGPVSSEAEDEKESVEGSDRAERENGHQWKSVVATGRLEELTDLPSESAAVQGLWAVDIPGFEVFEKPREDVEFQDFCLDPESITGRKEAI; this is translated from the coding sequence ATGCGGGGACTTCGATGGGTAACACTCCCGGAAGACGAACGAAATGCGTTCCTCGGAGACGGTGGAACCGGCGTCCTCTCCTTTGGGGCGGGCGAGGGCGAACCGCCACGATCGTTGCCTGTCTCGTACGGGTACGCAGCAGAAATCGAACAGTTCTACTTCAAACTCTCGTTTCCGCCGGCCAGTTCGAAAGACGAGGTCATCGACAATCCCGTCTCGTTCGTCGTCTTCGGGCCCGTCTCGTCCGAAGCGGAAGACGAAAAGGAGAGCGTCGAGGGAAGCGATCGAGCCGAGCGAGAGAACGGCCACCAGTGGAAGAGCGTCGTCGCCACGGGCCGTCTCGAGGAACTCACTGACTTGCCCTCGGAGTCGGCAGCCGTTCAGGGGCTGTGGGCCGTCGACATCCCGGGGTTCGAAGTATTCGAGAAACCGCGTGAGGACGTCGAGTTCCAGGACTTCTGCCTCGATCCGGAATCGATCACCGGCCGAAAAGAGGCGATCTGA